A region of Vespula vulgaris chromosome 1, iyVesVulg1.1, whole genome shotgun sequence DNA encodes the following proteins:
- the LOC127061861 gene encoding 40S ribosomal protein S9 isoform X2, producing MVNGRIPSVFSKTYVTPRRPYEKARLDQELRIIGEYGLRNKREVWRVKYTLAKIRKAARELLTLEEKDPKRLFEGNALLRRLVRIGVLDEGHMKLDYVLGLKIEDFLERRLQTQVFKLGLAKSIHHARVLIRQRHIRVRKQVVNIPSFIVRLDSQKHIDFSLKSPFGSGRPGRVKRKNLRKGSSGAAPEEEED from the exons ATGGTGAACGGACGAATTCCTTCGGTCTTTTCGAAGACCTATGTAACTCCCAGGCGGCCTTATGAAAAGGCACGTTTGGATCAGGAGTTGAGAATTATCGGTGAATATGGTCTTCGTAATAAACGTGAAGTATGGAGAGTCAAGTATACGTTGGCCAAAATTCGTAAAGCTGCTCGAGAACTTCTTACGCTCGAAGAAAAAGACCCAAAACGTCTTTTCGaag GTAACGCATTGTTGCGTCGTTTAGTGAGAATCGGTGTGTTGGACGAGGGACACATGAAACTCGATTACGTTCTCGGTTTGAAAATAGAAGATTTCTTGGAAAGACGTCTTCAAACTCAAGTATTTAAATTGGGTCTTGCTAAGTCTATTCATCATGCCAGAGTTTTGATCCGTCAACGTCATATTAG GGTGCGCAAACAAGTGGTGAACATCCCCTCCTTCATTGTACGATTAGATTCGCAAAAGCACATTGACTTCTCTTTGAAGTCTCCATTTGGAAGTGGCAGACCAGGCCGTGTAAAGAGGAAAAACTTGCGTAAGGGCTCTAGTGGTGCTGCAcccgaggaggaggaagattAA
- the LOC127061931 gene encoding mitochondrial glycine transporter-like isoform X1, which produces MIRGHSIDLERGETQITKEYPVLKSFLAGSFSGTFSTILFQPLDLIKTRLQSRVNTHVEPTRNGMLTTIVHIIKKENIFGLWRGMTPSITRVIPGVGLYFSSLDWLKHTLQLEEPLTPLQAISLGITARSMSGGLLIPITVVKTRFESGVYKYNSVAEALRLIYRQEGIKGLSSGLVPTLLRDAPYSGLYLLFYTQLKQVAAHTELVHQNASVPVHFSCGVLAGIFAAIVTHPPDVIKTKMQLYPNEFKTIYSATYIVYKKYGILGYFKGIVPRMLRRTLMTTMAWTVYEQITRSIGLK; this is translated from the exons ATGATACGT GGTCATTCAATTGACCTGGAGAGAGGAGAAACTCAGATAACCAAGGAA TATCCCgtattaaaatcttttcttgCTGGCTCATTTTCTGGTACTTTTTCAACAATTCTATTTCAACCAttggatttaattaaaactagATTACAAAGCAGAGTCAATACTCATGTTGA ACCAACAAGAAATGGGATGCTAACAACAattgtacatataataaaaaaagaaaatatatttggatTATGGCGTGGTATGACACCA tctATAACTAGAGTCATCCCTGGTGTTGGACTCTACTTTTCCTCTTTGGACTGGTTAAAGCATACATTACAGCTAGAAGAACCACTAACACCTCTACAAGCTATATCGTTAGGTATTACGGCTCGGTCTATGTCTGGTGGTTTATTAATCCCAATTACTGTTGTTAAAACGCGGTTTGAG agcggcgtttataaatataatagcgTTGCAGAAGCTTTAAGGCTTATATATAGGCAAGAAGGTATTAAAGGCCTGTCCAGTGGCCTAGTACCAACATTACTTCGCGATGCACCATACAGTGgtctttatctattattttatacacaaTTAAAACAAGTAGCTGCTCATACAG AGCTCGTTCATCAGAATGCCTCTGTACCAGTGCACTTCAGCTGTGGGGTTTTAGCAGGAATTTTTGCTGCTATTGTAACGCATCCACCAGATGTTATTAAAACGAAGATGCAACTTTATCCGAATGAATTTAAAACTATTTACAGTGCCacttatattgtatataaaaaatatggaatTTTAGGATATTTTAAAGGAATTGTACCTAGAATGTTAAGAAGAACACTAATGACTACGATGGCTTGGACTGTTTATGAACAG ATTACACGAAGCATTgggttaaaataa
- the LOC127061931 gene encoding mitochondrial glycine transporter-like isoform X2 — MQGHSIDLERGETQITKEYPVLKSFLAGSFSGTFSTILFQPLDLIKTRLQSRVNTHVEPTRNGMLTTIVHIIKKENIFGLWRGMTPSITRVIPGVGLYFSSLDWLKHTLQLEEPLTPLQAISLGITARSMSGGLLIPITVVKTRFESGVYKYNSVAEALRLIYRQEGIKGLSSGLVPTLLRDAPYSGLYLLFYTQLKQVAAHTELVHQNASVPVHFSCGVLAGIFAAIVTHPPDVIKTKMQLYPNEFKTIYSATYIVYKKYGILGYFKGIVPRMLRRTLMTTMAWTVYEQITRSIGLK; from the exons ATGCAGGGTCATTCAATTGACCTGGAGAGAGGAGAAACTCAGATAACCAAGGAA TATCCCgtattaaaatcttttcttgCTGGCTCATTTTCTGGTACTTTTTCAACAATTCTATTTCAACCAttggatttaattaaaactagATTACAAAGCAGAGTCAATACTCATGTTGA ACCAACAAGAAATGGGATGCTAACAACAattgtacatataataaaaaaagaaaatatatttggatTATGGCGTGGTATGACACCA tctATAACTAGAGTCATCCCTGGTGTTGGACTCTACTTTTCCTCTTTGGACTGGTTAAAGCATACATTACAGCTAGAAGAACCACTAACACCTCTACAAGCTATATCGTTAGGTATTACGGCTCGGTCTATGTCTGGTGGTTTATTAATCCCAATTACTGTTGTTAAAACGCGGTTTGAG agcggcgtttataaatataatagcgTTGCAGAAGCTTTAAGGCTTATATATAGGCAAGAAGGTATTAAAGGCCTGTCCAGTGGCCTAGTACCAACATTACTTCGCGATGCACCATACAGTGgtctttatctattattttatacacaaTTAAAACAAGTAGCTGCTCATACAG AGCTCGTTCATCAGAATGCCTCTGTACCAGTGCACTTCAGCTGTGGGGTTTTAGCAGGAATTTTTGCTGCTATTGTAACGCATCCACCAGATGTTATTAAAACGAAGATGCAACTTTATCCGAATGAATTTAAAACTATTTACAGTGCCacttatattgtatataaaaaatatggaatTTTAGGATATTTTAAAGGAATTGTACCTAGAATGTTAAGAAGAACACTAATGACTACGATGGCTTGGACTGTTTATGAACAG ATTACACGAAGCATTgggttaaaataa
- the LOC127061931 gene encoding mitochondrial glycine transporter-like isoform X3, whose amino-acid sequence MEALGAYPVLKSFLAGSFSGTFSTILFQPLDLIKTRLQSRVNTHVEPTRNGMLTTIVHIIKKENIFGLWRGMTPSITRVIPGVGLYFSSLDWLKHTLQLEEPLTPLQAISLGITARSMSGGLLIPITVVKTRFESGVYKYNSVAEALRLIYRQEGIKGLSSGLVPTLLRDAPYSGLYLLFYTQLKQVAAHTELVHQNASVPVHFSCGVLAGIFAAIVTHPPDVIKTKMQLYPNEFKTIYSATYIVYKKYGILGYFKGIVPRMLRRTLMTTMAWTVYEQITRSIGLK is encoded by the exons ATGGAGGCTTTAGGAGCc TATCCCgtattaaaatcttttcttgCTGGCTCATTTTCTGGTACTTTTTCAACAATTCTATTTCAACCAttggatttaattaaaactagATTACAAAGCAGAGTCAATACTCATGTTGA ACCAACAAGAAATGGGATGCTAACAACAattgtacatataataaaaaaagaaaatatatttggatTATGGCGTGGTATGACACCA tctATAACTAGAGTCATCCCTGGTGTTGGACTCTACTTTTCCTCTTTGGACTGGTTAAAGCATACATTACAGCTAGAAGAACCACTAACACCTCTACAAGCTATATCGTTAGGTATTACGGCTCGGTCTATGTCTGGTGGTTTATTAATCCCAATTACTGTTGTTAAAACGCGGTTTGAG agcggcgtttataaatataatagcgTTGCAGAAGCTTTAAGGCTTATATATAGGCAAGAAGGTATTAAAGGCCTGTCCAGTGGCCTAGTACCAACATTACTTCGCGATGCACCATACAGTGgtctttatctattattttatacacaaTTAAAACAAGTAGCTGCTCATACAG AGCTCGTTCATCAGAATGCCTCTGTACCAGTGCACTTCAGCTGTGGGGTTTTAGCAGGAATTTTTGCTGCTATTGTAACGCATCCACCAGATGTTATTAAAACGAAGATGCAACTTTATCCGAATGAATTTAAAACTATTTACAGTGCCacttatattgtatataaaaaatatggaatTTTAGGATATTTTAAAGGAATTGTACCTAGAATGTTAAGAAGAACACTAATGACTACGATGGCTTGGACTGTTTATGAACAG ATTACACGAAGCATTgggttaaaataa
- the LOC127061861 gene encoding luc7-like protein 3 isoform X1 produces the protein MAAAAAAALLDELMGRNRNVLPNEKPKELNWEDPEFCKLYLVKFCPHDLFVNTRADLGACSRVHDDEARELFEKAPYSYRKQQYEDEFIRFCQSMLNEVERKIVKGKQRLALIGRTEAPTLTPAQTQRNEEQIALLTEKINKLVEEAEQSGIQGNVEQAQGLMRLCDQLKEERETLRKSNDNSHYNQTAELAAAQEKQMEVCDVCGAFLIVGDAQQRIDDHLMGKQHVGYARLKSALQEIMNKREKARDEKEQKREEERKQRARANEELDRRRRESDRDRDRDRERDKRRRRIDDDKGRHDSGSHRNSGHRSRSRSREKHDRHRDDDNHRRHSRDKGNRDHRSSSHHNRRRHRSRSRSHK, from the exons atggctgctgccgctgctgctgctttaCTTGATGAGCTTATGGGAAGAAACAGAAATGTGCTTCCCAATGAAAAACCGAAGGAACTTAATTGGGAGGATCCTGAG ttttgcAAATTATATTTGGTAAAATTCTGTCCTCATGACTTGTTCGTAAATACGAGAGCTGACCTTGGAGCTTGTTCACGAGTACATGACGATGAAGCGAGAGAACTTTTTGAGAAAGCGCCATACTCGTATCGTAAACAGCAATATGAGGAtgaatttattagattttGTCAAAGTATGTTGAACGAGGTTGAAAGAAAGATTGTCAAAGGCAAACAACGTCTTGCTCTTATTGGAAGAACAGAAGCG ccTACTTTAACTCCTGCACAGActcaaagaaacgaagaacaaATAGCTTTACTCAcagagaagataaataaattagtagAAGAGGCAGAACAAAGTGGAATTCAAGGAAATGTAGAACAAGCTCAAGGCCTAATGAGACTTTGCGATCAATTAAAGGAAGAACGAGAAACCCTTAGAAAGTCTAATGATAATAGTCATTATAATCAA acTGCTGAACTAGCCGCTGCtcaagaaaaacaaatggaaGTATGCGACGTATGTGGCGCTTTCCTCATTGTGGGTGATGCTCAACAACGAATTGATGATCATTTGATGGGTAAACAACATGTGGGTTATGCAAGATTAAAAAGTGCTCTTCAAGAAATTATG aataaacgtgaaaaagcaagggatgaaaaagaacagaaaagagaagaagagagaaaacagagagCACGTGCTAACGAAGAACTTgatagacgaagaagagaaagtgacagagatcgagatcgagatagagaaagagataaacgtCGTAGACGTATAGACGACGACAAGGGTAGACATGACTCGGGAAGTCATag GAATTCTGGACATAGAAGTAGAAGCAGATCTAGAGAGAAGCATGATCGACATCGTGATGACGATAATCATCGACGTCATTCTCGTGATAAAG GAAATCGGGATCATCGAAGTTCCAGTCATCATAATCGTCGTCGCCATCGATCTCGAAGTCGAAGTCACAAGTAA